The nucleotide sequence TTTCTTATGTATTCGTTGAATGCTCTTATGTTTGACATAAATTTTAGTTTGAATCATTTAATCAAACATCCTTAGAGGCAATATTAATATATTTACTATGTTAAAATAACAAGGAGAGATCTTGCAAATAAAACACTTTGTTGATAGTGCACATATCCGTTGAAAAATCTAAGATTCCAATTGCAGAATATTGTAGGAGATTTTTTCTTTAGtgaaaaatagatttaaaaatattgaCTGTTTAGatgaatttttataaatattttttaatttatactagctatatatatatatatatatatatatatatatagccagAATAAATTATTATATCATACATCATCCACGTGTTTTTTTAAGCTTTAActacaaattattttaatatgaCATTAGGTGTgactattttttatttctaacaAAAGTTAGAGCTAAAATTAAACCCTATTAAATAATATCATTCTGCGAATTTTAAAAACTCCCCGGCCCAAATGAAAAAAATATCATTATGCCAATTTTAAAAACTTCCCGGGCCAAATGTACTGGAACATGAAACATTAATTACTTCTTTGATGATGAGGGTTAACTTTCAAAACATGTTATCTACTCATGTCGACAAGGATTACAATTATATATCTTCTGCGATGTGTCATACAATTATCCTCACAATCCTTAGGATACCCTTCAACATGAACACACTCCCCTCCTTATCCTGCATGAACAGTGTCTCTACCCTTTACGGTAATCGCATGCCACCTTTAAAAGCTTAAAGGCAAGGCTAAGGAATCTCTCTACCTCTCTTTACCAACCAAACACTATGAATTAAaaagatatataaatataatggcCACTACATGATAATATAGAAATAAATCCCTTCACCCTTTTTTTTTCTCAGCTCCTCCTCTCCTTTATTTGCCTTGCTCTCTCTGCAACTCTCCTTGTGGATGTGTGATTCTCCACCAGTACTATCAGTCTTTTGCTCAAAAGGAAATCACACTTAAAAGGTTGAAGAGGAAGCACAAAGCTATAGCTAGCTTGTTGGCCAACCATggttttctcttctcttcctctctatcTAGATCCACCCAATTCGAACCAGGTGATCAGTGTCTTTATTTCTTGAATTCAATTAGCTATAGCTAGTCCATCTTTCTTTCTCCTGCTTTCATTTTTTCCCCCTAGCTATCTTTCTTTATGCATCTTCCCATaaaaaaaccaaaaacaaaaaaacacaaaacgCTCACACTTTTGTTCTTGAGTATATATACCATCACTTCACATAAAGTATcaatttcttgctttatttcttataTTTTGGAGTTATCATCCACTTGTTAATCATTTCAatatttatctattttatagCAGCAGCAAACACAACGACAGCAAATTCATCTGTTAGGGGGCAGTGGCAGTGGCGGTGGAGAGTCTATCTCCCGCCTGCCGCTTCCAGAGGGCTTGGTCCTGGCAGCCGGATCGATCCGGCCGCCCGGGTCCATGCCGGACCAAGCCCGGCTGGCGAAGATCCCGCAGCCGGAGCCAGGGCTAAAGTGTCCGCGGTGCGATTCCAGTCACACCAAATTCTGCTACTTCAACAACTACTCACTCTCGCAGCCGCGCCACTTCTGCAAGACCTGCCGCCGTTACTGGACGCGCGGCGGCGCCCTCCGAAACATCCCCGTCGGTGGGGGATGCCGCCGCAACAAGCGCACAAAGCCCTCCTCCACAGCTACTAATTCAACCAAGTCATCCACCACCGCCGCGGCCATCCATTTTGTGGCCTCCTCCTCCACGGCCACCCCCTCAGAGCATCAGCTTCCGTTCATGTCGTCGTTGCACCCTCTTCCTGACTTTGGTGGCTTCGGAGCCAGTGCCGAACCGCCGGCGAACACATTGGATTACCAGTTTGCTACTGCTGCTGAGAATTTGAGGCTGAAGCAGCTGCCTCAGCTCCCTTTGCTAGGAGGAGGGCAGCTGGATCATGCACTGCAACCGCCGCCAGATCCAGTGCCGGCTGTCTACTCTTTGGAAGGCGGCGGCGGCAGCACGTTCTTAGCCGGATTGTTTGCGGGACCGTCAGCAGCAAAAATGGACTATAAGAACAATAACCAACAAATCTTTACAAATCTAGCGACAATGCAGTATCTCGGCGTTTCGCGCAATGATCAATTATTTTGGAGCGGAAGTGGCAGCCGCGCCGGTGGCAGAGGGAGTACCAGTAGTGGTAGCGCTGGCGGCGGTGGATGGCCTTTGGATCTATCTGGATTCAACGACTCTTCCCCGGGCAATATAATCTGATCATGATAACAaattataatattgattaagtcgtAGAAGCTTAGTTTTTTAGCAATGGCTTCGAAGAACATGGATCTATATCTTATTAAGAAGAATTAAGAAGTTTAGTTAACTTGTGATCTATTGCGAATTACTACAAGGATCGAGCCTAAGAAATGTAGTTAGGTTAATTTCAGCTATTTGGGTCGGTGTGTAGTATGCTATGTATTTTAGTTTCATACAGTGGAATTCTGTAAATTAATGCATGTGCATGGGATTAATTTGGTTGGATCATTTGTAATTATGTTCTGGACCTTCTGGTGTCGTTGGGTTATCTTTTTTTTTCTGATCAAAATAAAATGTTCCAATCAATTCATAGATCTATCTCTCTTCCagcttttatttattgcaaatgcATGCCTTAACTATCTTGTAAACATATTAATTATTCACTTCATGCTATATATCGCCATTCCTTTTTCAATATTAGGGTTTTCTACTCTCCCTAATTTGTTTTGatctctctagaatatttatttatttaactaatGTGATTCTGAATTCAATTATCATTTCTGAGCAATGTTTCTGGGTGCTCTGAAGCAGAAAAGATCTTACTAATTATCAATTAGCTTAAACTATATTTCTTATAGTATATCTATATATTGAGTTCTTTTTACAGATTTACAAGATCTATCTGTTTATGCATGCATCTTGATCCATCTATATTGTGGAATATTTAGCAAACTGATGATGCTTGACATCTACtaattcagaaaaaaaaatttatccatatcttatatatatataagccaaAAGTTACAGTTGAAGTCTTTTTTTCCTGCATCTTTGTAAGAGTCCTTCAGATTAAAGTTTTCATGAAACATTACTTCCCATCTTTTGAGAGATAAGGAAGAACAACTTTTGACCAACAGTACTATTACTTGCATGAATGGTTTGTATCAATACATTTCTCCCTCATACATGTACGCATGCACTGTCATATAGAAAATCAAGGCAAGCTGTTGAATTTTTCTACAGTAGCTAGGTCATCACTCAAACACTCGCCAATATTGTGCATAATGAAAGACCTTAGATGTTCATCAAAAGTATTGTACTATATAGATAGATAAAGGAGATCTAGCTGAAAGCAAAGCCACGGTGTCACTAAAATTCATGCAACATCAATTGAagaagttaatatgacctagggCATGGTTAGTCGTGGAAGCTCTTGCACTGAAATATGAGAGGAGAATATAGGAAAGAGAGAAGAATGAATGATGTATAATTTATTAGCTAAGAGGTGGGGGTCCATGTATGCATGAGCATTGGGCTGAAGGAATCTGGGTTCCGGTTGCTTTCGCAAGGACCAAGAAAGCTTTCTTAATTAGCTCTCCATTGAAGAATAAAGGTGGTGCATGAGGCCACATAGTACAAAATTAAAGGAAAAGGAGGGGCAAAAAAAAGAGAAGCCTCCCTGTATCTGCATGGGTTATATGGTTGTCAGAGTACACAGGATTGATAGTGTAAATCTAGCTCAGTTAATTCGACATGTTGGATCAAGACTAGTTCGAAACTCATCTGACTTACTATGATTTGATCGTCAACTTAGGGGTTGTAAAGGAGTCGTCAATTGACGTATGATGATGTGATATGACATTAGATGGTATACTTATTAGGTGGCTTTGCAAATTGTTTACGGAATTTTTGACACAGTTAATAATTAAATGAATGATTATTTTAATAAGTTTGGGATTAATTTTTAACTGGTGTAAAATATGATGTTAGATCTTTTATGTAAAAGGTCACTATATTAAGGATAAAATATCTTcgataatttatttatttgtctATATTTAACTGGGATATATAGATATACTGTGCCATGAACATTATTCCTTTTTTCTGATAAcgcttttaaatatttttactaTATATCATGAAGTAGCTTTGGTATGCCATTTGTCTTGTTGTCATACCAACTTCTATAATCAAATTGATATCTCATTATGTACCTGACGTATGTGTACCTATATATACCTCCTTTCATGTTTATGGGGCCGATATTAGAAGAATTGTTAATGTAACGGATTTACATTCTATAATCAAATTGATTGAAGGGTAAACGAATAGGAAAGGTTTGTGCCACATAGTTAAAATGTCAAGAGAAGTCGCGTCTATATCTCCACTAGTGTTTTGGATTAAGTTTGTGTTTCATATTTTGTGCACTTGTTCTTTTCTCTagtatgcattttttttttgttttttgaatcaGAGAAAAACAAATGATGTACATAAATGTGTGCCCTAATTTGTACTGCAGTAAAAAGTTATAATCCTCATCCGTTTCCGTCATGACTGTTTTATGTGATATGTAAGAGAAATAAATCATAGAAACTTCATCTAACCCGTATGCTGGGAATTGACTTTATGATTTATTATATTGCAACAACATAATATGTAAGTACCAATTGTGTCTATTTGTGAAGATATATTTCTTAGTTTGTAGCTAACGTTTTTATAATTGTCATTTCATTAGAGAAAAATTCCTACAGTGCGTCATAGTTAGGATTCGACCCATATATACCTGGTTAACCACTTAAAAGACCTAACTACTGCACAATTGCTCCAGGGGTAAGAATTATTTATATGATAAAATGTTGATTGttccacttgatcaaattttatCCAAGCCAGTCTAGCATTCAACACGTGCAAATTCAATATAATATGGACTTGAATTTGCACCACTACGGACCCTGATTAGGAGGTTGATTCTTTCATGCCATGTTGGAATTAAGGATTATATTGCTTGGAAGAGGAAGAAGGTATTCAATTTGAATAAGGTATATATGAAACATTTTTTCAGGGCGAGGTTTCATTTTTTCGGGGCCAAGTGAAGAACGAGAGAAAGAAGATAAACAAGTTGACATCACTAAAAAGGAAAGAACAAAACCATTTAATACAATTAGATTATTCTCGTAATTAACATTAGTATTTTGGTGTTGGACGAGTCCAAAATATTTGGAGTTATAAAGAGACTATAATCTGATGAATATATTCGGAAAGTCTCTTTgagatagaaaaataaaaaataaaaaatagattgGCTACTTTAACGGCCCATGTAGTGTTggccattttttttttaattaattaacttactacATGATTATTTGTGATAGCATATATGttgatcaatattattttatttgattcATATAAATACATTATAATTGGAGAATATTGAATTGTGGGTATCTAGGTGATAACTTGAATATCCTACCATGATACCATAGCTCCGAGGACGACATCTCTATCAATCTAAACCTTATTAGTTATTCTAGTTGCTAATTATTCACTAAGAAATGCATACAAATCACATCCAATTAACTAAGAAATGCCATTTGACTTGCTCTATTCTAAAAAATTAACAATTTTttgtcctatttttttttttttactttggctTAGCTTGAAACCGCTATCCAAATCAATTAAACTATATTCAATTGAACCAAGGCAATTAAGTTCTGACCCATTAAATAGCTATCATGCTCAAGTTATCATGAaccctaattcaaacttaaccaAATAATACGGTATGTTAGGTcaagtttagatttgaattataACAGGGTTTCCTCTGTTAAGGGAACATACAACAACTTTAGCTTTATGACTTTGTCCTCTCGCTCTCCTAGGAGGCCTCCTTGGTGTGACAAAGGataagaacaagaaacaaaaggaaaaacaGAGGATGGTGATGGTGTTGAGAGAGGCCACAACCATTTGATTCCTCTCACTGTGCCTAACATGATTTCAATCATATTCCCTAAATTTATAAAGTATATCATTAACTAGTTAAGTATTTCTATTTGTATAACTTGCATGGTTGATTCATGACAACGTTGGATACCCCAAACCGCCAttctaattttcttttactttttctcCTCTCAAGTTTCGGACGTATTCACCAGAGGATTCCCTTCTTGTAGCAATTGCAGGTCTTGACAGTTGTGTGAATTTGGAGGTTGTTTGGCGTTATTCGCATCATCCTCCActggaaaataataattaaaaagggAATCGACATGAAAAACATGTTCTCAGTCCAGGTATGAATGAGGGGACTCTCTCAGTCATTAACTTGCTTGAGCTACAATTTGGTGCATAATGATCCCATTTACACTCGATCAATGTGAATCTCCAGTATTTGAAGTCAGAAGTTTGGCCAGTCCGGTCACTAGTGAAAATGATGACGACGTCTGTCTAATTCTAGTTTTAAGGGCCGACAAGCTTTTTCCATGGTCTTATTCACTTTTGAATCAGGTGGCATCGATAAGTGTCTTCGAGGCGTGAATAATAATCGTGATTTTTTTTTCCCGTTTTTTTTGCAAGAATTTCGAGAGAATAACGCAAGTAATAAATatagcggaataaaataaaatttgatataaGTTGACTTTATTTTATTTAGAATTCGTGACGACTCTTATTTTGAGATCGATCGTACATCGATTTCGTCAGATAATTCATCATAAGTTCGAAGAATTACATTGAATATGGAATTTAActgatatgaaaataaaataatatactgACAACTTAATGAATGATGAAGAAACTTGAGCATAGTTGTTGGAGTTGTCAGGGTATAGCGTAGACGGTGGGTGCACAACATATTTGGCGTAATGATCAATGTCGATTTTCATGAACTGATAACCTAGAGTTTATCCCACCATgcgcctatgacctgtgtacTTACATATACCTTCCTCCATATCCGTAAGACCCGcactagggggccgctaaggtagcggatttaCCTTAGCGTAGTCGTTGGAGAAGCGTTTCGGTTTCGTAGAGTAATTTTCGGAGCAATCTGCAAGTATGAAAATCGTATGGAAGTGTTGTCGCTTTGTTGATATGAGGTACTGTTTGACACTATGCCTATATAGATGAACTAAGACGCCTTAAAGTAAGTTGGAGGAGCCTTCAGCTCAATCTAGATCAGTGTCAAAAAGTCCGATTCTTATCTGACCGAAGATGCCTCCATCCAAATGGAGGTGCATGGAATCCTCCAAGCGACAAGTGTTGATCTGCACAGAGGTGCCTCCTCGAACTGAGGCGCCTCTGCACCGAGGCGCCTTCGCGCCTCAAACATAGAGCGCTTCGGCCAACTCAATCGAAGCCCGCCTTTTCAATTTTGTTTCTGCAACCAATGTTAGTCTAAAACAAATAATATTACTTgcaccaaagagttagcacagtCAAAATAAAGATAATTTGACAGTCTAGGGACTGTTTAGTTCTGAATTTTGGATTTCTTGTGAAATTTTGGGTCGAACCGATGTCTACTGTTCTCTCAACGggaaacacgtcctcacctactcctctaaggagaATTTATCTGATGTCAAATCTATGCTGTCTAGATCGTTTGAACTTTTACTCAATATCTGAGACTATAGAACTTTCCGTTGAAAGACGTCTGATCCCCGACCTGTCCAGTGTTCTGTCTTATGTCCGTGACCTCTAAGACTTTCACCTACTCTCCTCGACCTGTAAGATTTTCCATCCGATGTCCTCAACCTGCTAATTAGTTTTTTGTCCAATTCCTCAGACTAAGACTTCCTTTCATAGCCACAACTAAGATTTTTCATATGCCTAGTACTCATTAAGActttttatttttcctaaacTTATTTAGGATTTTTCTAcgtattattaaatttattagtaccaTAATAATCCTTGATTTTAAATCATTTATCATTATTAAATCttttatcattatcaaaaattTAAGTTCCATGCGTCATGCACCAACccaaattaagaaaaaattatgcGATCTTAGTAATCTCACTTATATAATAAAAAAGGTTTAACTTTTTCACAAAGTACAATCGTTTCTCTATTTCTGTCGAACATCAAATTATTTTCGATTAATTTTGTAAAAagtatttttgtttatttgtcAATAATTAATTTTGTCCCGATAATTTGTTTACTTTAGTTTGTTTGCAGGTGTCACCCATCATCATGACCGCCATCGCTCGGGCCAGGAGCAACTTCGAGGCGACCCCAACGTAGGAAAATGGAGGTCGGTCGCGGCTGCTCCGCCGGCTGAGCAGAGCCTATCCATGTTTCCACTGGGGTCGTGCGAATGTCCAGCGCCGGAAGGCCGCGAgtctaatttttctatctttcttGAGGATGGCCCTTCTCGGACCCCGCGGGTCATTTGAGTTAGTATGTGACGAGTGTTGTCATAATGAGGTCGCAGGGTCGATCCTGGGCAGCTGGAGAATAAATCTCCTATCCCCATATTACACCTTGTCTGTCACATGCTCGCTCGGATACTGCGATTTACCTctctcgtgatggccttgggtcagGTACGACGGAGGCGCTAGAGGCAAGcgtttcaccttttgccacaatgcCACAATGAGGATGTCCTTCTCGAAATGGTCAATAGCTAACGCATAAAATGTTACCATCATAAAGTCTGAGATTTGAATTTCTTCatagtcgaggtaaatacctctctCATACATCAGCCACTATGCTAAAGGCTAGTAGTCATTTGTGAATTACCTCCTCTGTATTGGTGCTAAGACGAATTGACGGGACGTTGGGGCGAGTGTAGTCACCTTTTGCCATCATGAGGATGGTTGATAATGCCTCCTACTTACTATTTCAAAGACTAATAATCATCCATGATTTATCTTCTTTGTGATCAGCTTGGGATAGATTGACGGGGACACTAGGGACGAATGCAGACGCCTTTTGCCCACCCGACGGATAATGTGGAGGTCAATATtagagaatatttttaaaaatattttcatttatttatttcttagtttttttaagTAGTTTCCTATTGTATACTTGTAATAGTATTTATATATTATAGGCATCATTAATAAAGATTATCAATGTAACTTTCAACATGATATCAGAGCGATCaacttaataatattttttttctacaaaCCCTAGTCGTGCATCGCTGTAGTTGCTACCCACAATGGCCAACGACGATGCCATCATCCGCCATCTACCTCCCATGAATGCTCCTAATCTGTCTTCCGGTCTTGTGGTTCTCAACGTTAATGTTTAGGCACCATTAAAACTCATCACCTCCAATTATCTTATCTAGCGCTTACAGTTCACGTCTGTTCTATTTGGGTTTGGTTTACTGGGATTTATTGATAGCTCACGTCCTTGCTCCCTTACATAGATAACGCATACAGACGTTATTTTAGGCGAATCCTGATCATATTCTCTGGTTTTGTTAGTGATCCGGTGTTAAGAAGAGGGGGCCCCGCTTTAAGGAGGGTTCTTGGTAAGGTCAATCCAAAGGTAAGCCGATAGGGTAACGGCCCGGTTGACCCGACCGGCTGGTCCGAGCGGAACTAAAGATAACCCGGCCAGGGGTTTGGGTTTCCGATGCAAGGAATCGAGTGGTCGAGCGGACGATCCGCCCGGCCAAGGCAGGGAAGGGAGGCAGAGGCTGAGCGATTAGACCGCCTGGCCGTTCCACAGGGAAACAGGGGAAAAGGTGTTCAAGCACTAGAGGTCTTCTAAGCCAGGCCGCCACATATGTCCGGTCGGGAGAAGAGCTTCAGCCGGGCGGGTGAGCTctcggctcgggaggaagaagccCACATGCTCCATGGCTAGGTATTATTTATATTCATGAGGAGAAAGGTTTAACCATCCCATCAGGGGAATGGTCTAAACTGTAGGAGTATGGCCTCAGACATGCTCCCCTGACAGGACCGTACCGCGGCCTCAGACATGCTCCCCAGACAGGACCATACCGCAGTATGGCCCAGGGCATGTGGACTTCCCGATGTAGGTGCTTGGTGTTCCTTGGGTGCTCTATATAAGACCTCTcatttcttcatcggaggtacgccAGTCTTCATCCTGCAGCCACCTTCTTCATCTGCCCccttgcctaacttgagcgtcggagggtcgtcgccggggatctccccggcccgacttctgtgcaggttcgccggagattcgtgcgaccaggaGGAGAcctacgtcatcgactaggagagcgccacgtgcccagcgtccgttggttcagcgattcggacaggatcagttaggatcaacttctcctcaatgCTATTGTTGGATTAGTGTCTCCTATTCCTGTGCAGTTTATTTCTATATCCACTTCATCTAAAGATGCATGATAGATGCTGGAATCTGCTTCTAAACTATTGTTTGCTTTTGCTTTCTCTATGTTTGTCTCATCGTCTGTGTTTGTATAACATAGTCATTTAGGTTATCCGTTGTTAGgtattttatgatattttttattttccttgggtCATTTGTTTCCTATAAATACTTTGTCTAATTTTTCTTGTACTTCGTATAATATCAATAAAAGTCATAAGTTGCATTTTCATAAATCTAGTATTTCGTCTTGTGCTTCTTTGGATATTATCTTTTTTATTTGTGGACGTCTCCTATTCGTTATTTGATGGGCTAAGATATTATGTTATCTTCGTTGATCATTTTATAAAGTATATATGACTTTATCTCTTATGCAAAAAATTGGATGTATACTTTTATTGTGTTCAAAACTCTtgttgaaaatcaattttcaatgaCTATCAAAATGTTGTTCACTTACAATGGAGGTGAATTCTTAGATCTTCGCTCCTTTCTTACTGCTAATGGTATCATTCATCTTACCACCCCTTCGCATACTCCTGAACACAATGGATACTTTGAATGTCGTCATCATCATATAGTCAAAATTGGTCTCAATCTATTGTATAGAGTGTTTATTCCACTCACTTTCTAGCCTTATGCTTTTGCTGCCACAGTCTATTTGATTAATCACATGCCTAAAACTGGTCTTTCCAATGTTTTCTCCTTTGAAAAATTGTTCACCATCATCCTTGATCTTTCAAAGATTCGTGTCTTCGAGTATTTGTGCTTTCTGTCGTTCCGCCCCTACTCATGCCATAAGCTTGATACCAAGTCAACCTCTTGTATCTTTCTTGGCTATTCTCTTACTCAGAGTGTCTTCTGTTAGGGATCTTGTATGACtggctagaagaggggttgaatagaTGGTGTCCCCAAATTAATTGCTCCCTTTGTatttgttagtgcacagcggaaatctaatactaataTGAATATAAAAGCTAAAGACAATAAGGAAAAGAATAAACAAACCGCTACATGCCGATTTACATAGTTCGAGGataagactcctactccaaggctgtccataaggtggacgattcctatccgttggtggattactcctcggaagacctccggctagctcacatagctccttgtgggtggagaaacctcactatAACTCTCAGaagaactcttgagaagctagggcgtTGGTAGACTATTAATAGGAGTTAACTACctttatttcgtcaaccttaaccaaactcccaaggcttggttatataggccatgggttggaaaaccccgtctattagtcaactgatgaaagtgtcagtcgactgccctctatggagatTCGATCGTTATATCCCAATGACTCGATACTAGTTGATTGGTGAAAGTATCAGTTGACTACTCCACATTggctgagcgaacagagacattctgttcgctccctagtcgactggtgaaagtaccagtcgacatgtaccccgagtacaatctcacgcactcggaccctcacccttacgactcacttgactcttcattgtagccttgacctcttgtcttcaagcctacttcctttggctctcgtccctcggatgcacccaagcTCACGGtttgtcccaatgtcatccttcacgtatgcctcaaagtcgtttccctcgacccttgtccttgatgtcttgtccacggtccctcggatgctccatccttcaccggacccgaagccatcaagctgagtcatatgcatatcctgcaaacctacatactcatatacacatatcaaatacaagggtgaacctaacttaaaccccttgtgcaaacatcaaaacacatggtcgcacggaccattgagattgctctaacaatctttcctttttgatatttggcaatacgtt is from Zingiber officinale cultivar Zhangliang chromosome 7B, Zo_v1.1, whole genome shotgun sequence and encodes:
- the LOC122005253 gene encoding dof zinc finger protein DOF3.6-like isoform X1, whose protein sequence is MVFSSLPLYLDPPNSNQQQQTQRQQIHLLGGSGSGGGESISRLPLPEGLVLAAGSIRPPGSMPDQARLAKIPQPEPGLKCPRCDSSHTKFCYFNNYSLSQPRHFCKTCRRYWTRGGALRNIPVGGGCRRNKRTKPSSTATNSTKSSTTAAAIHFVASSSTATPSEHQLPFMSSLHPLPDFGGFGASAEPPANTLDYQFATAAENLRLKQLPQLPLLGGGQLDHALQPPPDPVPAVYSLEGGGGSTFLAGLFAGPSAAKMDYKNNNQQIFTNLATMQYLGVSRNDQLFWSGSGSRAGGRGSTSSGSAGGGGWPLDLSGFNDSSPGNII
- the LOC122005253 gene encoding dof zinc finger protein DOF3.6-like isoform X2 translates to MVFSSLPLYLDPPNSNQQQTQRQQIHLLGGSGSGGGESISRLPLPEGLVLAAGSIRPPGSMPDQARLAKIPQPEPGLKCPRCDSSHTKFCYFNNYSLSQPRHFCKTCRRYWTRGGALRNIPVGGGCRRNKRTKPSSTATNSTKSSTTAAAIHFVASSSTATPSEHQLPFMSSLHPLPDFGGFGASAEPPANTLDYQFATAAENLRLKQLPQLPLLGGGQLDHALQPPPDPVPAVYSLEGGGGSTFLAGLFAGPSAAKMDYKNNNQQIFTNLATMQYLGVSRNDQLFWSGSGSRAGGRGSTSSGSAGGGGWPLDLSGFNDSSPGNII
- the LOC122005253 gene encoding dof zinc finger protein DOF3.6-like isoform X3, coding for MVFSSLPLYLDPPNSNQQTQRQQIHLLGGSGSGGGESISRLPLPEGLVLAAGSIRPPGSMPDQARLAKIPQPEPGLKCPRCDSSHTKFCYFNNYSLSQPRHFCKTCRRYWTRGGALRNIPVGGGCRRNKRTKPSSTATNSTKSSTTAAAIHFVASSSTATPSEHQLPFMSSLHPLPDFGGFGASAEPPANTLDYQFATAAENLRLKQLPQLPLLGGGQLDHALQPPPDPVPAVYSLEGGGGSTFLAGLFAGPSAAKMDYKNNNQQIFTNLATMQYLGVSRNDQLFWSGSGSRAGGRGSTSSGSAGGGGWPLDLSGFNDSSPGNII